From Aspergillus chevalieri M1 DNA, chromosome 4, nearly complete sequence, a single genomic window includes:
- a CDS encoding deadenylation-dependent mRNA-decapping factor PAT1 (BUSCO:EOG09260S3L;~COG:S;~EggNog:ENOG410PK3S;~InterPro:IPR019167,IPR039900;~PFAM:PF09770;~go_process: GO:0000290 - deadenylation-dependent decapping of nuclear-transcribed mRNA [Evidence IEA]), whose amino-acid sequence MSFFGFDTTLPNKKGFFDNSDPFAEVARARAAGQQDDDDAIDFEDTYDGLGDQLDEDQDAFNDDTFGDVGEAAPVGKDFDFFGRTAQVADAFGEEQVRYNLQYPAPSEGVAETTTQKNAVQEPKPKRTGYEKYEDPGYIPDLQAKSSVWGVSKKPEEPIYEPPAARRILSLEEVEAQLRQSSARSTLLAQPPVSLPPGIPEPLYPPQQMPLLPEIFSQIPPEILQAQLAKGVPPAQLLQHLPQPMVPEPYPLPPQAPPGIPLHLLQNANFPPQPMVPPPQRHAVPPRPLQQQPPLPPQALQGANNPMPVITNPQQLMQLPEEQRMAYLLEDAKRAKRNHKIFLLSRFNGLMTPQDKNFITRIQLQQLVAAAGNVGDSDPEAVLAEDFYYQVYSQIRGAPRQHPHQPLGHFAQTYLFQTGNRFGGHGGRRNGQNADNHMQRMQQQVQRAVEAAKAKPKNKQLIIEGSLGKISFSNAKAPRTMLNIKRPESSEGGKTAKKAQTDLSLTDRKSILNSIENVYNNLMAMEDMERTMPPPPDESDPEAIQRHMDWRQKVRLLNQKLWQALKVMEPIVPNANTPHPFIAFLSYPKGKKAIPRIFRQIDQEQRVTILTMIVVHLDTLDVVRRSQLAPGESPSLDVREAVELFSQAVMPSLLMYVSEAPFNIIIGLLGLVIAQTHVQTVAKTRIGLGILTMMLSRAEIVKEAGQAEERDWQQWVEKFNVLFDTLEPIFADIFPASINAGDDMYVWQFLAAVGIGASPEQQQRLVIAVKDRVMETVNYSKTLPPDMGSQRLGNVNLFMRAIGLDVELLG is encoded by the exons ATGTCTTTCTTCGGCTTCGATACTACCCTTCCCAATAAGAAGGGGTTTTTCGATAACTCAGATCCCTTTGCCGAAGTCGCTCGCGCTAGAGCGGCGGGCCAGcaagacgacgacgatgc CATCGATTTCGAGGACACGTACGATGGTCTTGGTGACCAACTTGACGAGGACCAGGATGCGTTCAACGATGACACGTTCGGTGATGTGGGTGAAGCCGCCCCCGTAGGCAAGGATTTCGATTTCTTCGGTAGAACAGCACAGGTGGCCGATGCATTTGGGGAGGAGCAAGTCCGCTACAATCTACAGTATCCGGCACCGAGCGAAGGCGTGGCGGAAACTACTACGCAGAAGAACGCGGTTCAAGAGCCCAAACCCAAGCGGACAGGATACGAGAAGTATGAGGACCCTGGGTATATTCCTGACCTTCAGGCCAAGTCCAGTGTTTGGGGGGTATCGAAGAAGCCTGAAGAGCCCATCTACGAGCCACCGGCGGCCAGGAGGATATTGAGCCTGGAAGAAGTTGAAGCGCAACTACGCCAGTCGAGTGCTCGCTCAACATTGCTGGCTCAGCCACCAGTGTCACTACCTCCAGGAATCCCCGAGCCGCTTTACCCGCCTCAGCAGATGCCTCTGTTGCCGGAAATATTCTCGCAGATCCCTCCGGAGATTTTGCAAGCCCAGTTGGCCAAAGGTGTCCCGCCAGCGCAGTTGCTGCAGCATCTTCCTCAGCCCATGGTTCCTGAGCcctatcctcttcctccgcaaGCACCCCCCGGCATCCCGTTGCATCTCCTCCAGAATGCCAATTTTCCCCCGCAGCCCATGGTCCCTCCCCCGCAGCGACATGCAGTGCCCCCGAGGCCacttcagcagcagccgccTCTGCCGCCGCAAGCCCTGCAAGGTGCAAACAATCCTATGCCGGTGATAACCAACCCGCAGCAGCTGATGCAGCTACCGGAAGAGCAACGCATGGCTTACCTGCTGGAAGATGCCAAGCGTGCGAAGCGTAACCACAagatcttcctcctctcgcGGTTTAACGGCTTGATGACCCCGCAGGACAAGAATTTCATTACGCGGATCCAGTTGCAGCAACTGGTGGCAGCTGCGGGAAACGTCGGAGACTCGGATCCAGAGGCTGTCTTGGCTGAGGATTTCTATTACCAGGTCTACAGCCAGATTCGGGGTGCCCCTCGCCAACATCCGCACCAGCCTCTCGGTCACTTTGCGCAAACCTATTTGTTCCAGACTGGTAACCGCTTTGGCGGCCACGGCGGGCGGAGAAACGGTCAGAACGCCGACAACCACATGCAGCGGATGCAACAGCAAGTGCAGCGCGCAGTGGAAGCGGCCAAGGCGAAACCAAAGAACAAGCAGCTCATCATTGAGGGTAGTCTGGGCAAGATCTCTTTCAGTAATGCAAAGGCCCCGAGAACGATGCTCAACATCAAACGCCCCGAGAGCTCGGAGGGAGGCAAGACCGCAAAGAAGGCGCAAACCGATCTGAGCCTCACTGATCGAAAATCAATCCTGAACAGCATCGAAAATGTTTACAACAACCTGATGGCCATGGAGGACATGGAGCGTACCATGCCTCCCCCGCCGGACGAGAGCGACCCTGAGGCAATTCAGCGGCACATGGATTGGCGCCAGAAGGTCCGTTTGCTCAACCAGAAATTATGGCAAGCTCTCAAAGTCATGGAGCCCATCGTCCCCAATGCCAACACCCCGCACCCGTTCATCGCGTTCCTCTCGTACCCCAAGGGCAAGAAAGCTATCCCCCGTATCTTCCGCCAAATCGACCAAGAACAGCGGGTTACTATTCTCACCATGATTGTCGTTCATTTGGATACATTGGATGTGGTTCGTCGCTCACAACTGGCACCGGGCGAGTCGCCATCGCTAGATGTGCGCGAGGCCGTGGAGTTGTTCTCGCAGGCTGTGATGCCCAGCCTCCTGATGTACGTCAGCGAAGCACCgttcaacatcatcatcggtCTTCTGGGATTGGTCATTGCCCAGACCCACGTGCAGACGGTGGCCAAGACTCGGATCGGACTGGGTATCTTGACCATGATGCTCAGTCGCGCGGAGATCGTCAAGGAAGCCGGACAGGCTGAGGAACGGGATTGGCAGCAATGGGTTGAGaagttcaatgtgctgtttgacaCCCTGGAGCCGATTTTTGCTGATATCTtccctgcttccatcaaTGCTGGCGACGATATGTACGTGTGGCAGTTCTTGGCGGCTGTTGGTATTGGAGCTAGCCCCGAGCAGCAGCAACGTTTGGTTATTGCAGTGAA GGACCGAGTCATGGAGACGGTGAACTACAGCAAGACGCTCCCCCCTGATATGGGAAGCCAACGACTTGGAAACGTCAACCTTTTCATGCGTGCAATTGGCCTTGACGTCGAACTCCTCGGATAA
- the GAL10 gene encoding NAD-dependent epimerase/dehydratase family protein (COG:M;~EggNog:ENOG410PFN4;~InterPro:IPR036291,IPR016040,IPR005886;~PFAM:PF04321,PF00106,PF01073,PF16363,PF08659, PF01370;~go_function: GO:0003978 - UDP-glucose 4-epimerase activity [Evidence IEA];~go_process: GO:0006012 - galactose metabolic process [Evidence IEA]) produces the protein MSAGSVLVTGGTGYIGSFTTLALLEAGYKVVVADNLYNSSDEALKRVELISGKKAEFAQINVTDEAAFDKVFEAHPDIDSVIHFAALKAVGESGEKPLDYYHVNVYGTLCLLRSMVRHNVSNIVFSSSATVYGDATRFPDMIPIPEHCPLGPTNPYGNTKFAVETAITDVINAQRNNALKAGNQAEANKWNGALLRYFNPAGAHPSGIMGEDPQGVPYNLLPLLAQVATGKREKLLVFGDDYESRDGTAIRDYIHILDLANGHLKALNYLRANNPGVRAWNLGTGKGSTVYEMINAFSTAVGRDLAYEVAPRRAGDVLNLTANPTRAHTELGWTAERTLEQACEDLWLWTRNNPQGYRQQPPAELLAALKK, from the exons ATGTCTGCTGGCTCTGTTCTGGTCACCGG TGGTACCGGTTACATTGGCTCCTTCACCACCCTCGCTCTGCTCGAGGCTGGCTACAAGGTCGTTGTCGCAGACAACCTCTACAACTCTTCCGACGAGGCTCTCAAGCGCGTTGAGTTGATCTCCGGCAAGAAGGCCGAGTTCGCTCAGATCAATGTGACCGACGAGGCCGCTTTCGACAAGGTCTTCGAGGCGCACCCCGACATTGACAGCGTTATTCACTTTGCCGCTCTCAAG GCCGTCGGCGAATCGGGCGAGAAGCCCCTGGACTACTACCATGTCAACGTCTACGGCACCCTCTGCCTCCTGCGCTCCATGGTCCGCCACAACGTTTCCAACATTGTCTTCTCCAGCTCTGCCACCGTCTACGGTGATGCTACCCGTTTCCCCGACATGATCCCCATCCCCGAGCATTGCCCTCTGGGCCCTACCAACCCCTACGGAAACACCAAGTTCGCCGTTGAGACCGCCATCACCGATGTGATCAACGCTCAGCGCAACAACGCCCTCAAGGCTGGTAACCAGGCTGAGGCTAACAAGTGGAACGGCGCTCTGCTGCGCTATTTCAACCCCGCTGGTGCTCACCCCAGTGGTATCATGGGCGAGGACCCTCAGGGTGTTCCTTACAACTTGCTGCCTCTGTTGGCTCAGGTTGCCACTGGCAAGCGCGAGAAGCTGCTTGTCTTTGGTGACG ACTACGAGTCGCGTGACGGAACCGCCATCCGTGACTACATCCATATCCTCGACCTTGCCAACGGTCACCTCAAGGCCCTCAACTACCTCCGTGCCAACAACCCCGGTGTCCGTGCCTGGAACTTGGGTACCGGCAAGGGCAGCACCGTCTACGAGATGATCAATGCTTTCTCCACCGCTGTCGGCCGCGACCTCGCCTACGAGGTTGCTCCCCGCCGTGCCGGTGACGTCCTGAACCTGACTGCCAACCCTACCCGTGCCCACACCGAGCTTGGTTGGACTGCCGAGCGTACCCTCGAGCAGGCTTGCGAGGACCTCTGGCTCTGGACCCGGAATAACCCCCAGGGTTACCGCCAGCAGCCGCCGGCGGAACTGCTCGCTGCTCTGAAGAAATAA
- a CDS encoding putative oxidoreductase (COG:Q;~EggNog:ENOG410PGQ1;~InterPro:IPR036291,IPR002347;~PFAM:PF00106;~TransMembrane:2 (o20-40i287-309o);~go_process: GO:0055114 - oxidation-reduction process [Evidence IEA]), which produces MPIPIIQKGVQEGLSSIPYAYTALRIAPWVLILAALKFWFGGARNRSERLMHSKIVIITGGTSGIGATVAYELASRGAQVILLTQHSPSDIFLVEYIEDLRKSTGNQLIYAEQVDLSSLYSIRTFATKWIDNAPPRRLDMLILCANTVVPSKGGRKTTVDGLDEEWQVNYLANFHLLSILSPALRAQPAHRDVRVIFTTCPSYIGAEFDLRKAVIEDKPAKPNKKSKTVPASQNNSLFALSKLSLMIFAQSFQAHLNAYKRPDGQPPCTRVITVDPGFSRTPGTRRWLTGGSLWGLLLYLLTWPLWWLILKSPQQGAQSILYAAMEARYGRDKGGWMIKECREVDFSRKDVKDEERAKELWEFSEKQIELREKEGAVLRAIEKKEEEEEKRKAEDKGAAKEPMPGSRRSRKAK; this is translated from the exons ATGCCCATCCCCATAATTCAAAAGGGAGTTCAAGAGGGCCTATCATCTATTCCATATGCGTACACAGCCCTCAGAATCGCACCATGGGTTCTCATTCTCGCCGCGCTGAAGTTCTGGTTCGGTGGTGCCAGGAACCGTTCTGAGCGGTTGATGCACTCCAAAATTGTTATTATTACG GGCGGCACATCCGGCATAGGCGCAACAGTAGCCTACGAACTCGCCTCCCGCGGCGCCCAAGTCATCCTCCTAACCCAACACTCGCCCTCCGACATCTTCCTCGTCGAATACATCGAAGATCTACGCAAATCAACAGGCAACCAGCTTATCTACGCCGAACAAGTCGACCTCTCCTCGCTATACTCGATCCGAACGTTCGCGACGAAATGGATCGACAATGCGCCGCCGCGGAGACTGGATATGCTCATTCTATGTGCGAACACGGTTGTCCCCTCGAAGGGCGGGCGGAAGACGACCGTCGATGGCCTGGATGAGGAATGGCAAGTGAATTATCTGGCGAATTTCCACCTGTTGAGTATTCTCAGCCCGGCATTGAGGGCGCAGCCGGCGCATCGCGATGTGCGAGTGATCTTCACGACGTGTCCGAGCTATATCGGCGCGGAGTTTGATCTTAGGAAAGCCGTTATTGAGGATAAGCCTGCAAAACCTAACAAGAAGTCCAAGACCGTCCCTGCTAGCCAAAACAACAGCCTCTTCGCCCTAAGCAAACTCTCCCTCATGATCTTCGCCCAGTCCTTCCAAGCTCACCTCAACGCCTACAAACGCCCCGACGGCCAACCCCCTTGCACGCGCGTCATCACCGTCGACCCGGGCTTCAGCCGCACCCCGGGAACCCGTCGCTGGCTAACCGGCGGTTCCCTCTGGGGTCTCCTCCTCTACCTCCTCACCTGGCCACTGTGGTGGTTAATCCTCAAATCGCCGCAGCAGGGCGCGCAGAGTATTCTGTACGCTGCTATGGAAGCGCGGTATGGACGGGATAAGGGCGGGTGGATGATCAAGGAGTGCCGGGAGGTTGATTTCTCGCGGAAGGATGTGAAGGATGAGGAGCGGGCGAAGGAGTTGTGGGAGTTTAGTGAGAAGCAGATTGAACtgagggagaaggagggggCTGTTTTGAGGGCaattgaaaagaaggaggaggaagaggagaaacgGAAGGCTGAGGATAAGGGGGCTGCTAAGGAGCCGATGCCGGGGTCGCGACGCAGTCGAAAGGCGAAATAG